In one Juglans regia cultivar Chandler chromosome 11, Walnut 2.0, whole genome shotgun sequence genomic region, the following are encoded:
- the LOC109010440 gene encoding uncharacterized protein LOC109010440, translating to MSRCYPYPPPGYVKNGEPWIDWTKLQREREKVKTDIKKEKKREEKKKRRKAHRGKEKPTVIGDDKKRKLNYQEYVQLEKTRAEPCGEYFQKQIEAEAEQFEKSDLTEEQERPICSANVCSDSSQRSNKRKRDSSPTSGFRSHGTIVRIRLSSKKDRDDEKSCSTSGRVDFHAQQKNGSVNVPNQVHLCSSNGRENILAEERTAEPKKELPCPVPERSETSYKSETERTEYLYKALIENWVPPRTQDRENLFSDEEWLFKRKKQEDRRASQKFEAGNDVISCSRKLWPQGHYLSEVDMYALPYTVPF from the exons CTccaaagagaaagggagaaggTCAAAACAGATattaagaaagagaagaagagggaggagaagaagaagagaaggaaagcaCATAGAGGAAAAGAGAAACCCACTGTTATTGGTgacgacaaaaaaagaaagctcAATTATCAGGAGTATGTGCAACTAGAGAAAACTAGAGCAGAGCCATGTGGcgaatattttcaaaagcaaaTTGAAGCTGAGGCTGAACAATTTGAAAAGAGTGATCTTACTGAAGAACAGGAGCGGCCAATTTGTTCTGCAAACGTATGCTCCGACAGCTCTCAAAGAAGCAACAAGAGGAAAAGGGATTCCTCACCAACTAGTGGCTTCCGCAGTCATG GGACTATTGTCCGGATTCGGCTGTCATCGAAAAAGGACCGAGATGATGAGAAGTCGTGCTCCACTTCTGGAAGGGTAGATTTTCATGCTCAACAGAAGAATGGAAGTGTCAATGTTCCTAATCAAGTGCATTTATGCTCTTCTAATGGAAGGGAAAATATACTTGCTGAGGAGCGCACAGCTGAGCCAAAAAAAGAACTCCCCTGTCCAGTGCCAGAGAGGAGCGAAACATCGTACAAAAGTGAGACTGAGAGGACAGAATATCTATATAAAGCTTTGATTGAGAACTGGGTGCCTCCTCGCACTCAGGATCGTGAAAATTTATTCAGTGATGAAGAGTGGCTCTTTAAGAGGAAGAAGCAGGAAGACAGACGTGCGTCTCAAAAATTTGAAGCCGGTAATGATGTCATATCTTGTAGTCGCAAGTTGTGGCCACAAGGCCATTACTTGTCTGAGGTTGACATGTATGCATTACCCTACACTGTTccgttttga